A genome region from Alkalimarinus coralli includes the following:
- a CDS encoding aldehyde dehydrogenase family protein: MSIILHSPIDGREIAERTLASAELIAAAVDRASAAQQSWRQVSLKERAACCHKAIDYFIQHQEEVAQEITLQMGRPIQYAAGEIKGLEERGRYMIDIAESALSDQLVEEKAGFNRFIRQEPLGVVVTIAPWNYPYLTAVNSIIPAIMAGNSVILKHSNQTLLCAERFAEAFQYAGLADDIFQYLHLDHEGTSTLIKHDQVDFVSFTGSVAGGEHIEKALAGSFKGLALELGGKDPAYVREDANLAHAIENVLDGAFFNSGQSCCGIERVYVHESLFERFVTGAVNQVYEHVLGNPLEPETTLGPMVNAKAAAAVRQQIEEAIAQGARANIDQHYFERDEEGTAYIAPQILTQVNHQMSVMSEESFGPVIGVMSVTSDEEAIKLMNDSPYGLTASIWTEDEEQALMIGDQLQTGTVFMNRCDYLDPALPWVGVKQSGRGCALSRLGYDQLTRPKSFHLKRI, translated from the coding sequence ATGAGTATCATATTACATTCTCCGATTGATGGAAGGGAGATTGCAGAACGAACACTGGCGTCGGCAGAGCTAATCGCCGCAGCGGTTGATCGCGCATCCGCTGCCCAGCAAAGTTGGCGACAGGTTAGCTTAAAAGAGCGCGCCGCATGTTGTCATAAAGCGATTGATTATTTTATCCAGCATCAGGAGGAGGTCGCTCAAGAGATTACTCTACAGATGGGGCGACCTATCCAGTACGCCGCCGGAGAGATCAAAGGGCTGGAAGAGCGTGGTCGCTATATGATCGATATCGCTGAATCCGCGCTTTCTGACCAATTGGTGGAAGAAAAGGCCGGGTTTAACCGGTTTATTCGACAGGAGCCCCTTGGTGTGGTGGTGACGATTGCTCCCTGGAACTATCCTTATCTGACGGCGGTTAACTCGATTATACCGGCTATTATGGCGGGCAATAGTGTTATCCTGAAACACTCCAATCAAACGTTGTTATGTGCTGAGCGCTTTGCCGAAGCCTTTCAATATGCAGGCCTTGCTGACGACATATTCCAATACCTGCACCTTGATCATGAAGGGACGTCTACGCTGATAAAACATGATCAAGTGGACTTTGTCTCATTTACCGGCTCCGTGGCGGGGGGAGAGCACATTGAAAAGGCCTTGGCCGGGTCATTTAAAGGCCTGGCGTTGGAGCTGGGTGGTAAAGACCCCGCTTATGTCAGAGAAGATGCCAATCTGGCCCATGCTATTGAGAATGTACTCGATGGCGCGTTTTTCAATTCGGGGCAGTCCTGTTGCGGTATTGAACGTGTATACGTGCATGAATCATTATTTGAGCGGTTTGTCACCGGCGCGGTCAATCAGGTATATGAACATGTTTTAGGCAACCCCCTTGAACCAGAAACGACCCTAGGCCCAATGGTCAATGCCAAAGCCGCCGCTGCCGTCAGGCAGCAAATTGAAGAGGCCATTGCTCAAGGTGCCAGAGCGAATATCGATCAGCACTATTTTGAGCGCGACGAAGAGGGCACGGCCTATATCGCCCCCCAGATACTGACACAGGTTAATCACCAGATGAGCGTGATGTCAGAAGAGAGCTTTGGCCCGGTCATTGGTGTCATGTCGGTCACCAGTGATGAAGAAGCGATCAAGTTGATGAACGATAGCCCCTACGGGTTAACTGCGTCCATCTGGACAGAAGACGAAGAGCAGGCCCTGATGATTGGTGACCAGCTGCAAACCGGCACGGTATTTATGAATCGCTGTGATTATCTTGACCCGGCACTGCCCTGGGTTGGGGTTAAGCAGTCGGGGCGAGGGTGCGCACTGTCGAGGCTGGGGTATGACCAGTTAACACGGCCCAAGTCATTTCATTTAAAACGCATTTAG
- a CDS encoding glutamine amidotransferase-related protein, protein MKQQLKLGILDCDILHESLRKEYASYAHMIQTLFMQVEPSINFAIYPVVEGVYPDDVDECDGYIITGSKSSAYDNDEWIGELRNYVRTLACQNKKMVGICFGHQLLAHVLGGRTQKSENGWGVGVKSSDVIDSPEWMEPKMKSYSLLVSHQDQVVQLPSEATVIASSEYCPNSAFQLGDNILGFQGHPEFIRGYSRKLMEMRRGIIPDDVIEQGMASLLESTDHLVVARWIVNFLQRS, encoded by the coding sequence ATGAAGCAACAGCTAAAGCTCGGCATACTCGACTGCGATATATTGCATGAATCACTGCGTAAAGAATATGCGTCGTATGCGCACATGATACAGACGCTCTTTATGCAGGTTGAACCATCCATAAACTTTGCTATTTATCCTGTTGTTGAGGGTGTTTACCCTGATGATGTTGATGAGTGTGATGGCTACATCATTACCGGCAGTAAAAGCAGTGCCTATGATAATGATGAGTGGATTGGTGAATTACGCAATTATGTAAGAACCCTTGCCTGTCAGAACAAAAAAATGGTCGGGATCTGTTTTGGGCATCAGTTACTCGCCCATGTATTGGGCGGGCGTACTCAAAAAAGTGAAAATGGCTGGGGTGTTGGAGTAAAGTCCAGTGACGTGATTGACAGCCCTGAGTGGATGGAGCCGAAAATGAAATCCTACTCGTTGCTGGTGAGTCATCAAGACCAAGTCGTTCAGTTGCCCTCTGAGGCAACGGTGATAGCCAGTAGTGAATATTGCCCGAATTCGGCCTTCCAACTCGGGGATAATATATTGGGGTTTCAAGGGCATCCAGAGTTTATTCGGGGATATAGCCGCAAACTAATGGAGATGCGCAGGGGGATTATTCCTGATGACGTCATTGAACAGGGGATGGCTTCTTTGTTGGAAAGCACCGATCATTTAGTCGTCGCCAGGTGGATAGTTAACTTTCTACAGCGCTCTTAA
- a CDS encoding metal-dependent hydrolase: MNAFITPLTRNLKFNLPKSKVANWHDEGTHVSQFFNTMSLFFPEGERFFIQSVRYYRGRITDKALQKAVTAFIGQEAMHGREHAEYNEAMVEAGFPVDEMEQQVIQRLNFFKQHTSHSAQLAITIALEHLTAIMADSLLKNPEMLENSDPHFVALWQWHALEETEHKAVAFDVYRSVMRSTVKSYALRTTTLAWVTLLFFIHCYRFQFQIMKQSNEHRNISGWMSLLKNQWIKPGVLRKAVPAWLDYFRPGFHPWDHDNAHLLGMIDELTERVSSFKQTINDEPELAERELNGFGGMNLGSVV, translated from the coding sequence ATGAATGCTTTTATCACCCCCTTAACTCGAAATCTGAAATTCAATCTTCCCAAAAGTAAAGTCGCCAATTGGCACGACGAAGGTACACATGTATCTCAGTTCTTCAATACAATGTCGTTGTTTTTTCCTGAAGGTGAACGTTTTTTCATCCAGAGCGTACGGTATTACCGAGGCCGAATAACAGACAAGGCACTTCAAAAGGCGGTAACTGCTTTTATCGGGCAGGAAGCGATGCATGGCAGGGAACACGCAGAGTACAACGAGGCGATGGTAGAGGCTGGCTTTCCGGTTGACGAAATGGAGCAACAAGTCATTCAACGGCTTAACTTTTTCAAGCAACATACATCGCATTCAGCACAGCTTGCCATCACGATTGCCTTAGAACACCTAACGGCCATTATGGCGGACTCACTGCTAAAAAACCCGGAAATGCTTGAGAACTCAGACCCTCACTTTGTCGCACTATGGCAGTGGCATGCATTAGAGGAAACTGAGCACAAGGCTGTTGCGTTTGATGTTTATCGATCAGTAATGAGGAGTACGGTCAAAAGCTACGCCCTTCGCACCACTACCTTGGCATGGGTCACGCTACTCTTTTTCATCCACTGCTATCGATTTCAATTCCAGATAATGAAGCAGAGTAATGAACACCGAAACATCAGCGGCTGGATGTCTCTATTGAAAAACCAGTGGATAAAACCAGGCGTACTAAGGAAAGCCGTGCCCGCCTGGCTGGACTACTTCAGGCCCGGCTTTCACCCCTGGGATCATGACAATGCCCACCTACTTGGCATGATTGACGAACTAACCGAGCGGGTCAGTTCTTTCAAACAAACAATAAATGATGAACCTGAGTTAGCTGAGAGAGAACTCAACGGCTTTGGCGGCATGAATTTGGGTAGTGTCGTATAA
- a CDS encoding CBS domain-containing protein translates to MISVDEIMTSNVVTLTPDSSVYDARCIMSEKDIRHLPIVDASNKLVGLVTQRDLLSASESTLYATSNDARIELEKQHKIEEIMTRQVKTIDERDSLRSAAQRLRKYKHGCLPVVTDGELKGIITDTDFVGVAVHLLEQVESSIPVEEF, encoded by the coding sequence ATGATTAGTGTCGATGAAATTATGACCAGTAATGTAGTTACATTAACGCCTGATAGCAGCGTATATGATGCACGCTGTATCATGAGTGAAAAAGATATTCGCCACTTGCCCATTGTGGATGCCAGCAATAAACTTGTCGGGTTAGTCACTCAGCGCGACTTACTCAGCGCATCGGAGTCAACCTTGTATGCGACCAGCAATGACGCGCGTATTGAGCTGGAAAAACAGCACAAAATTGAAGAGATTATGACGCGCCAGGTTAAAACAATTGATGAACGCGATAGTCTTAGGTCTGCGGCGCAACGCCTTAGAAAGTATAAACATGGCTGTTTGCCTGTTGTTACTGATGGCGAGTTAAAAGGGATTATTACTGATACCGATTTTGTCGGCGTCGCGGTGCACTTGCTAGAGCAGGTAGAGTCGTCCATTCCTGTTGAAGAGTTCTAA
- a CDS encoding extracellular solute-binding protein: MKGLLNLKSLGLITATAAFMSAPIQAETLRLLTWGGYAPKEVIKDFKKETGISVKVTKSNNEDMISKLRATGGAGFDLAQPSQDRISSAQADFNIYKPIDLNNINAAQIIPSMFEATQKSTTHNGEVYGVPHVWGTSGLVVNRKAAGQVADYTDLCDTSLSGSVSYRLKRPTLIGFAFAMGEDPFAAYNNKSQYQAILNKVEKKLIDCKSNVKAYWSGGDALLNLMRSGEVNAAMAWDAGGWKLNKENKDITFIAPKSGALGWIDTFALPRKTKAEDAAYKWINYVMRPDVAAKITEAAGNFTAAKGSDDYVNETLKAQFKESFSQEAIDNIKWYPPVPAGLEELEGKALDRIKAAS, encoded by the coding sequence ATGAAAGGTCTACTCAATCTCAAATCGCTCGGGTTAATCACCGCAACTGCCGCGTTTATGTCCGCCCCTATTCAGGCAGAAACGCTCAGGTTACTTACATGGGGTGGCTACGCACCCAAAGAAGTTATTAAAGACTTTAAGAAGGAGACCGGCATTTCGGTCAAAGTAACCAAGTCAAATAATGAAGACATGATATCGAAACTCCGGGCAACAGGCGGTGCGGGTTTCGATTTAGCTCAACCCAGTCAGGACCGTATCAGCAGCGCTCAAGCAGACTTTAATATTTATAAACCTATCGACTTAAACAACATCAACGCAGCCCAGATTATTCCTTCCATGTTTGAGGCAACACAAAAAAGTACCACCCATAACGGGGAGGTATATGGTGTTCCTCACGTATGGGGAACCAGCGGTTTGGTGGTAAACCGCAAAGCGGCTGGCCAAGTGGCTGACTATACCGACTTATGTGATACCAGCCTGAGTGGCTCGGTTTCATACCGTTTAAAACGCCCCACGCTGATTGGTTTTGCGTTTGCGATGGGGGAAGACCCATTTGCCGCCTATAACAATAAGTCTCAATACCAGGCCATTTTGAATAAGGTCGAGAAAAAGCTCATTGACTGCAAAAGTAACGTTAAAGCCTACTGGAGTGGTGGTGACGCGCTATTGAACCTGATGCGTTCAGGGGAAGTTAACGCCGCGATGGCCTGGGATGCAGGCGGCTGGAAGCTAAACAAGGAAAACAAGGATATTACCTTTATCGCGCCGAAATCCGGTGCTTTAGGGTGGATCGATACCTTTGCGCTGCCACGCAAAACCAAAGCAGAAGACGCGGCATATAAATGGATAAACTACGTTATGAGACCTGACGTCGCGGCAAAAATCACTGAAGCAGCCGGTAACTTTACTGCAGCAAAAGGTAGCGATGATTACGTTAATGAAACCCTGAAAGCACAGTTTAAAGAGAGCTTTTCGCAAGAGGCGATTGATAATATTAAGTGGTACCCACCAGTGCCTGCGGGGCTAGAAGAGCTGGAAGGTAAAGCGCTTGACCGGATAAAAGCAGCCAGTTAA
- a CDS encoding MmcQ/YjbR family DNA-binding protein — MDYNTAKQYLLSKPEADESEPFGDDIPVFKVCNKVFAILGMKEGVGQLNLKCDPDEAVALRDIFDAVIPGYHMNKKHWNTVILDGSIPHGEIERMIDHSYTLIVKGLKKLDRQGLELRHGQDALYKT; from the coding sequence ATGGACTATAACACCGCGAAGCAATACCTCTTAAGCAAACCCGAAGCAGACGAAAGTGAACCTTTTGGCGATGATATCCCAGTGTTCAAAGTGTGCAACAAGGTCTTCGCCATCCTTGGTATGAAGGAGGGGGTTGGGCAGCTAAACCTTAAGTGTGACCCTGATGAAGCGGTGGCGTTACGGGATATTTTTGATGCAGTTATTCCTGGTTACCATATGAATAAGAAGCATTGGAATACGGTCATTTTAGATGGTTCGATTCCTCATGGTGAAATAGAGCGGATGATTGATCACTCCTACACGTTGATCGTGAAAGGCCTTAAAAAGCTTGATCGACAAGGTTTGGAGCTGCGTCACGGACAGGATGCTCTGTATAAAACGTAA
- a CDS encoding ABC transporter ATP-binding protein yields MSTDDHSKQPLFDLECRNISKTFDEFVAVDNVSFCIPKGSFFSILGPSGCGKTTLLRMLAGFQQPDSGDILIKGASVLHTPPNKRPVNMVFQHLALFPTMSVADNIAYGLKRRGISKKEQQPLIDDVLERVDLPDSGNKRIDQLSGGQKQRIAIARCLVLKPDVLLLDEPLGALDLKLREQMKIELKRLQQVFGTTFIYITHDQSEALVMSDQVAVMNNGRFEQIGTPQELYYEPKTPFVASFVGDSNCWRGKVTRQEGSTISLITEQGLALNGLSRSPHSFRQHDDVAVYLRPEAISITSSEAINTTSTRTADEQDSQINQCQGRITDILFDGARSQILVNTTGSESLNVSLPQTGHHLQLCKGDSVTLRWSQHQCLCFPSQRSSVARNNQPSH; encoded by the coding sequence ATGTCGACTGATGATCACTCAAAGCAACCTTTATTCGACTTGGAGTGTCGTAATATTAGCAAGACTTTCGACGAGTTTGTTGCGGTAGATAATGTCTCATTCTGCATACCAAAAGGCTCTTTTTTCTCAATATTAGGGCCTTCTGGTTGCGGTAAAACGACGTTATTAAGAATGCTGGCAGGCTTTCAGCAACCGGACTCCGGCGACATTCTGATTAAAGGCGCGTCGGTGCTCCATACACCGCCCAACAAGCGCCCGGTAAATATGGTTTTTCAACACCTGGCCCTATTCCCAACCATGTCCGTCGCAGACAACATTGCCTATGGTTTAAAGCGCAGAGGGATTAGCAAAAAGGAACAACAACCTCTTATCGACGATGTGTTAGAACGGGTCGACCTGCCTGACTCGGGCAATAAGCGCATTGATCAGTTATCAGGCGGCCAAAAGCAGCGTATCGCCATCGCCCGCTGCCTGGTATTAAAGCCCGATGTTTTACTACTTGATGAACCGCTAGGCGCTTTGGATTTAAAGCTTCGCGAGCAGATGAAAATAGAGCTCAAGCGTTTACAGCAGGTATTTGGTACCACCTTTATCTACATTACACATGACCAGTCAGAAGCACTGGTCATGAGCGATCAGGTGGCAGTGATGAATAATGGCCGTTTTGAGCAAATAGGCACACCTCAAGAGCTCTACTACGAGCCAAAAACGCCGTTTGTCGCCAGTTTTGTCGGTGACAGCAATTGCTGGCGCGGAAAAGTCACCCGTCAAGAAGGTTCAACCATTTCACTTATCACCGAACAAGGTCTTGCACTCAACGGGCTATCGCGCTCCCCCCACTCATTTCGTCAACATGACGATGTTGCGGTTTACCTCCGCCCCGAAGCGATATCAATAACAAGCTCGGAGGCCATAAACACAACGAGCACCAGAACCGCTGATGAACAGGACAGCCAGATCAATCAGTGCCAGGGCCGCATTACCGACATACTCTTTGACGGTGCTCGTAGCCAGATTCTGGTCAACACAACCGGCAGTGAATCCTTGAATGTCTCTCTACCCCAGACAGGTCATCATTTACAGTTGTGCAAAGGCGATAGCGTGACACTTCGATGGAGTCAACATCAGTGCCTGTGCTTCCCCAGCCAACGTTCGAGTGTCGCTAGAAATAATCAGCCCTCACACTAA
- a CDS encoding iron-containing alcohol dehydrogenase encodes MEQPLDLTTADDIQGNWNYPTTIRMGCGRLSELPFVCKSLGIRNPLLVTDAGLAGQPFVAKAMELIKAEGASIGLFTDIKPNPTGDNIVQGVDAYKTGNHDGVVALGGGSALDAGKAIALMSGQTHSIWDLEDVGSNWLRADPDGIAPIVAVPTTSGTGSEVGRASVILDEENEIKKIIFHPKMMPQVVLADPELVKGLPAHLTAATGLDAFVHCLEAYCAKGYHPMADGIALEGMRLIKEWLVPAVEDGNNLIARSHMMVASSMGATAFQKGLGGVHALAHPLGALFDAHHGLLNAILLPYVLVRNRLAIEHRIEHVATCLGLDDKTFDGFIGWIIELRKQLNIPHSLSEIGITAEYSERVGEMAAEDPSAGGNPVPLTAEDYGILFSTAVAGIGFVA; translated from the coding sequence ATGGAACAGCCGTTAGACCTTACAACCGCTGACGATATACAAGGTAACTGGAACTATCCGACGACGATAAGAATGGGGTGTGGCCGACTTAGTGAGTTGCCTTTTGTCTGTAAATCATTGGGTATTCGTAACCCTTTATTGGTGACCGATGCCGGGTTGGCTGGTCAGCCATTTGTCGCCAAGGCAATGGAGTTAATAAAGGCAGAAGGTGCGAGTATTGGCTTGTTTACCGATATTAAACCCAACCCCACCGGCGACAATATTGTGCAAGGTGTTGACGCGTATAAAACCGGAAACCATGACGGCGTTGTTGCGCTAGGGGGAGGCAGTGCCCTTGATGCAGGCAAGGCAATTGCGTTGATGAGTGGCCAAACGCACTCTATTTGGGACTTGGAAGACGTTGGGTCAAACTGGTTACGTGCAGACCCAGACGGTATTGCACCGATTGTGGCGGTGCCAACCACTTCGGGTACAGGGTCAGAGGTCGGCAGGGCATCGGTTATTTTAGATGAAGAGAACGAAATAAAAAAAATCATCTTTCATCCCAAAATGATGCCTCAGGTCGTATTGGCAGACCCTGAATTGGTGAAGGGGCTGCCCGCTCATTTAACCGCCGCAACCGGTTTGGATGCATTTGTGCACTGCCTCGAAGCATACTGTGCAAAAGGGTACCACCCGATGGCCGATGGTATTGCATTAGAGGGAATGCGACTGATTAAAGAGTGGTTGGTTCCAGCGGTAGAAGATGGCAACAACCTTATTGCACGTAGCCATATGATGGTCGCTTCATCCATGGGGGCCACTGCATTCCAGAAAGGGTTGGGAGGCGTACATGCCTTGGCCCATCCTTTAGGGGCGCTGTTTGATGCGCATCACGGCTTGCTGAATGCCATCTTACTGCCCTATGTGCTGGTGCGTAACCGTCTGGCCATTGAGCATAGGATTGAGCACGTCGCTACCTGCCTGGGGCTTGACGATAAGACCTTCGACGGGTTTATTGGCTGGATTATCGAACTGCGTAAGCAGCTTAATATTCCCCACTCATTGTCTGAGATCGGCATCACCGCGGAATACAGCGAACGTGTTGGCGAAATGGCCGCAGAAGACCCTTCTGCGGGCGGCAACCCTGTCCCGTTAACCGCAGAAGACTATGGCATTCTATTCAGTACGGCCGTAGCGGGCATCGGGTTTGTCGCGTGA
- a CDS encoding aspartate/glutamate racemase family protein, which translates to MKTIGLIGGMSWESTVGYYRAINQGVKTALGGLHSAKIALYSVDFDPIEKLQQQGDWHASGEVLADAARKVELAGAECILICTNTMHKVAEQVERVVSIPLLHIADATAEALLKNGVKRVGLLGTAFTMEQDFYKGRLAEGYGLEVLIPNQEDRKIVHDVIYQELCLGRVEASSKAEYLRIIDELCRSGAEAVILGCTEIGLLVSADDTSTPLYDTTQIHAAKAVEFSLS; encoded by the coding sequence GTGAAAACAATTGGACTCATTGGTGGGATGAGTTGGGAGAGCACGGTAGGTTATTATCGTGCGATTAATCAGGGGGTTAAAACCGCTTTAGGCGGCCTGCATTCGGCAAAAATTGCGCTTTATAGCGTAGACTTTGACCCGATTGAGAAGCTACAGCAGCAGGGTGACTGGCATGCCAGTGGAGAAGTGCTGGCCGATGCCGCGCGTAAGGTGGAGCTTGCAGGCGCTGAATGTATCTTGATTTGCACCAACACCATGCATAAAGTGGCTGAGCAGGTCGAGCGTGTCGTATCGATTCCCCTTTTGCATATTGCAGACGCAACCGCTGAGGCGCTGCTTAAAAATGGTGTAAAGCGGGTTGGCCTGTTAGGGACTGCGTTTACCATGGAGCAGGACTTCTACAAAGGCCGACTGGCAGAGGGTTACGGTCTTGAGGTGCTAATACCCAATCAGGAAGATAGAAAAATAGTCCACGATGTCATCTACCAGGAGCTTTGCCTGGGCCGTGTTGAAGCCTCATCAAAAGCTGAGTACTTGCGCATTATTGATGAACTATGCCGTTCAGGGGCAGAAGCGGTTATTTTGGGTTGCACCGAAATAGGCTTACTGGTCAGCGCCGACGATACGTCAACCCCCTTATACGACACTACCCAAATTCATGCCGCCAAAGCCGTTGAGTTCTCTCTCAGCTAA
- a CDS encoding ABC transporter permease, whose translation MIPTLNSSRFFKLSYAAYVTLFFIFLMAPLVVVAVFSFNDSMFPSLPWSGGTLDWYINDTEPKLGIFHDEELLESIWTSVSIAIATTLISLTLATCNAFLFERESFPAKNLLYILMLTPLVIPGVILGVSILVFSSTIANWVELQFGYDIEALRPGLTLVVIGQFAFITTIATLVISARLRKFDTTLEEAAMNLGASRLTAIFTVTLPYLKPAIIGAGIVSFLMSFENFNTTLMLVGSDAPLTIAMFDRLKEGSTPVLNAVSVILMAGSACLALLSLFVQRKER comes from the coding sequence ATGATACCCACCCTCAACAGCAGCCGATTTTTCAAACTCTCTTATGCCGCTTATGTGACTTTATTCTTTATTTTTCTAATGGCGCCACTGGTTGTCGTGGCGGTCTTTTCGTTTAATGATTCGATGTTTCCATCCCTGCCCTGGAGTGGCGGAACACTCGATTGGTACATCAATGACACCGAGCCAAAGCTCGGCATATTCCACGATGAAGAGTTATTGGAGAGCATTTGGACAAGTGTCAGCATCGCCATAGCGACGACCCTCATCAGCCTGACACTGGCAACCTGCAATGCATTCTTGTTTGAGCGTGAATCATTTCCAGCTAAAAACCTGCTCTATATCCTGATGCTCACGCCGCTGGTTATTCCTGGAGTCATTCTGGGTGTTTCTATCCTCGTGTTCAGCAGCACGATTGCAAACTGGGTGGAGCTGCAATTTGGCTATGATATCGAAGCACTGAGACCCGGCTTAACATTGGTTGTTATCGGACAGTTTGCCTTTATTACCACCATTGCCACACTGGTTATATCTGCCCGCTTGCGTAAGTTTGATACAACGTTAGAAGAGGCCGCCATGAACCTGGGCGCAAGCCGACTAACCGCTATTTTCACCGTCACACTGCCTTATCTTAAACCTGCCATCATCGGCGCGGGTATCGTTAGTTTTCTTATGTCATTTGAGAACTTCAATACCACATTAATGCTGGTTGGTTCAGATGCCCCGCTGACCATCGCAATGTTTGATCGACTTAAAGAAGGGTCGACACCGGTGTTGAACGCGGTGTCGGTGATACTGATGGCGGGGTCTGCCTGCTTAGCGTTATTGTCTTTGTTTGTGCAGCGGAAAGAGCGTTAA
- a CDS encoding 23S rRNA (adenine(2030)-N(6))-methyltransferase RlmJ, translated as MLSYRHSYHAGNFADVLKHCTQLAIIEYLKKKEKPFCYHDTHSGAGGYTVASAEMQKNGEYQSGVGKLFGRRTGVKMVDQYTDLIASLNPTGRLNTYPGSPQITLKARRSIDRMQLTELHPADYSHLQEVVGKAKKVKVYQQDAWQGLKALLPPAEKRGLVLIDPSYEVKQDYKTVAASLQQAHKRFSSGIFAIWYPVLTRNATEQFVGQMANLGIRNMLRIEHCVLPDVERGMTGSGMIVVNPPYTLKADMEMALPVLDQLLSEGGCGSTVLEQLADE; from the coding sequence ATGCTTAGTTATCGGCACAGTTATCATGCAGGGAATTTTGCAGATGTACTTAAACACTGCACCCAGCTAGCCATTATTGAATACCTTAAAAAAAAGGAGAAACCCTTTTGCTATCATGATACTCACAGCGGGGCAGGTGGCTATACGGTTGCTTCTGCCGAAATGCAAAAAAACGGCGAATATCAAAGTGGTGTTGGTAAACTCTTTGGTCGGCGTACCGGTGTGAAAATGGTTGATCAATATACCGATTTGATCGCTTCGCTCAATCCAACGGGCAGATTGAATACTTACCCAGGCTCCCCTCAAATAACCCTTAAGGCAAGGCGTTCTATTGATAGAATGCAGCTCACTGAACTCCACCCAGCAGATTACTCGCACCTTCAGGAAGTGGTCGGTAAAGCCAAAAAAGTAAAGGTGTATCAGCAGGACGCTTGGCAGGGCCTAAAGGCACTTTTGCCCCCAGCCGAAAAGAGAGGGTTAGTGCTGATTGACCCCTCCTATGAAGTCAAGCAGGACTATAAAACCGTTGCGGCTTCATTGCAGCAAGCACATAAGCGGTTTTCTTCTGGCATATTTGCTATTTGGTACCCGGTATTGACGCGAAATGCTACAGAGCAGTTTGTAGGTCAAATGGCGAATTTGGGCATTCGCAACATGCTGCGTATAGAGCACTGTGTATTGCCCGACGTCGAGCGAGGAATGACGGGAAGTGGCATGATTGTTGTGAACCCTCCCTATACGCTTAAAGCTGATATGGAAATGGCATTACCGGTGCTGGATCAATTGCTGAGTGAGGGTGGTTGTGGAAGTACCGTGCTTGAGCAATTAGCCGATGAGTAA
- a CDS encoding ABC transporter permease, producing MTSVQSATLPSARRIGLWLLLAPILLWLSLLIILPHVDMVLISLQERVSARQYNVSLDNYTAFFTEPLYWNTFVRTAVMSIIATALTLLIAFPVSYYIAKMLTGRVKTVLFVLCLIPFWVSELVRTYGWMIILRETGLISTLFQWLGLVDQPIEMLYNDVAIMVGLIYTSMLFMVVPLVSTLDSLDNSLIEAGYDLGGNSWNVLREIVLPHAMPGIVSGCIVVFMLTLGNYLTPTLLGGKDSLWFTEQIYTQFITRFNWEQGSAFGMLLLILSSIIVWLGLKLTKQSFSKVMS from the coding sequence ATGACATCAGTTCAGTCCGCAACATTGCCAAGCGCGCGTCGAATAGGATTATGGCTATTGCTTGCCCCGATTTTACTGTGGCTGTCATTGCTTATAATTCTGCCCCATGTCGACATGGTGCTGATCTCGCTGCAAGAGCGGGTATCAGCCAGACAGTATAACGTTAGTCTCGACAACTACACCGCATTCTTTACAGAGCCACTTTACTGGAACACCTTTGTCCGAACGGCGGTTATGTCGATTATTGCAACAGCGCTGACGCTGCTCATCGCATTTCCGGTCTCATATTACATTGCCAAGATGCTAACAGGCCGCGTAAAAACCGTGCTATTTGTTCTATGCCTTATCCCGTTTTGGGTTAGCGAGCTGGTGAGAACCTACGGCTGGATGATTATCTTAAGGGAGACCGGCCTGATCAGTACGCTTTTTCAATGGCTTGGGTTAGTCGATCAGCCTATCGAGATGCTGTACAACGATGTTGCCATTATGGTCGGCCTTATCTATACCTCAATGCTGTTTATGGTCGTCCCCCTGGTCTCGACTTTAGACAGCCTTGATAACAGCTTAATTGAAGCGGGCTATGATCTAGGCGGCAACAGCTGGAATGTGCTCAGAGAGATTGTATTACCCCACGCCATGCCCGGCATCGTCAGCGGCTGTATTGTGGTGTTTATGCTGACACTGGGCAACTATTTAACGCCAACACTACTGGGCGGCAAAGACAGTTTGTGGTTCACAGAGCAGATTTACACCCAGTTTATTACCCGTTTTAACTGGGAACAGGGGTCAGCCTTCGGCATGTTACTACTTATTCTATCGTCGATTATTGTATGGCTCGGCTTAAAACTGACGAAGCAGTCCTTTTCGAAGGTGATGTCATGA